The Oryza glaberrima chromosome 5, OglaRS2, whole genome shotgun sequence DNA segment TGGATTCTGATTCACAGAGCCTCTTTTTGTCATGCAGGTTGATGTCATCAATATCAAGAAGCCGTTCATCCTATTCCAGTGGATGGGCATGAACGCGCTTATAGTGTATGTTCTTGCTGCTTGTGAGATCTTCCCTACACTTGTGCAAGGGTTCTATTGGAGATCACCTGAAAACAACCTGGTAAGCAACTTGCTGTGCTGTGCATCCTACCATATATGGGGTGGATTCTTTCATAGATGCAATATTTACTCAAGAATACCAAATTCCTCTTTTCCTGGAGCAATAACCTTACATGTTAGCTAACAGAAAATGATCTTGCAAAGCTCTACTACCTCTAGAGACTTGATTGATAGCGCGGAAAATTCTCCTTTTTATTTCAGGTGGATTTGACTGAATCTCTGCTTCAGACAATCTTCCACTCCAAACGCTGGGGAACCTTGGCGTTCGTCGTCTTGGAGATCATCTTCTGGTGCCTGGCTGCTTGTTTCCTCCACATGAAAGGCATATACTTGAAACTGTAGCTGTAGAGCCATTCATTTCCCTGCAAAAAAACATTTTCTGCagaaaatgttcttttttggCCCAAGCAAGGGCCTTCCTTGTAAATCTTCTGAAACAATTCTCTGTAAATGCACTTCCTCCATTTGTACACTGCAACTGAATTGATCGCCCTGATGTATCATTTTGTAAATTCAATGCGTGGATTTAATTGTAAATTGGTCCTTCTCTCCCCTATGTCTAAAAATCCAAGGAACAAAGTTAGTTTTAAAACCAAAGTTCGAGACACtatttttgttgaaattaaGCAGAACAAAATCATTTTGCAAAGGCAGGACATAACAGTGCGGGCTTACATTTATTGGACATCCTAAAGGCTGCCTTTGTTTGCCATTGTTGCTTTGTGCTTATTGTTTAAGTTattgtgaaaataaaaaaaaaacttataatcATTTTAGCTTGTTTGCATATtgtttgatgaaaacaaaacaacgaACACACAGGAAAATAGGAAAACCCTGTATTTTATTAATCAcgattcattaacatgaatgtTTACAAATACATGAGGGCTCCCGTAGGAGTTCGCCTTTTGCCTTCGCGAGGAATACTTAATGGAAAGGTATGCTGACTGGAGATTGCGTGTAGTCCGCTGATTCCCGGTGCCTAGCAATGAGGCGGCCGGTTAATTACATCCATGGGACGAGCCTATGGAatacctccgattaagctgcgcTTGTCATCGTCGTCTTCAAAATTAATCGCTCGCCGAAGGTTGAGGTTGGTGCAAAGATTTAATGATAACTGTGATATAGGTGGCTTTGTTTTTCCGAAACCTGGTCACAATATATTATCACCATGTCCATACATGAATCAGGTATCATAATAAAGGGGATGACTTTTGCTTCGTCGGTACCCAGTCATATATGCCGGCCTTTATTAGATGTGGATATATCATTACTTTTGCCTCGTCGGAACCTAGTAACGTGTATCCGTTCCTATCTGTTTGGACATGTTAATAATATCATGACACCGGCCTCGTAAATACTCGGCcataatttttatcttcaaaaGATCACGAATAGCTCCCATGCGTGTGCATGgtagcaaaatatattttgtaaaaacaCCGCTTAGATTGTCCAATCACCAATGAAAGTTGGACATATCTAGCGCCGTTGTTATCGGTATCATAGTAACAAATAGATGATTAAATCTCCAATGAGGGTCGGACATCTAgttttgagcatagaaaatatcaaatagtATTCGGATAATCCGATCGCCAATGAGGACCGGACCAGCCTTATACCATTGATTGTATAAATGGAGTTTGATGATAACCGTGTTTCGGCTCTCATTGATCTGGCTTTAATCATCAAGATCAAGATAGATTAAGAACACGCAGATGTTCCGATCGCCAATAAAGACCAAGCATCTATTGTGTTTAATCtagaaaattaatatttattcaaTATGCTCACCATCCAGCGCAAATATCCTGAATGGCGGCATGTTGTCGATAAATGAATCGACTTGATGAAGGATGCCGGCTGCGGTGTTTAATTCTCTCCGCAGCGGCGCCGGTTTGCTATCACCGGCCGGCTTCAATCTCCTCTCCTGATTTTCCTAATCTACTAAGAGGAATGGGATAAATGAAAATGGTGGTTGGGTGTCTCCTGTAGCGTCGTCAGCGTCCCCGGCTCCAGATGGGGTCTACTCCTTATataggcagcggcggcggaaacGGCTTCCGAATTTCCAGCGCCCCGTGCTAATCTTCGTGATAAGCCGACGCAGAGACGAGCAGATCCGTCGACGTGTACTGCAGTCTGGAGATTGCAGTCTGGAGATAATTATGTGATTAACATGTCTAATGACAGTGGGCCCCATATGTTTAATCGCCACAACCAATGACCATGCATGCTCGTAGTAACAATAGCACTtgcttatttattttgttttaatagCTTTAATCTTTTTGAATCGTACATCGGGTTTAAAATCCATTTGAACCATTACTTTCTATTCGAATTATACAACAAAACGAGTCCAATATCGAATATATTCAGACACCGTGATATTTAAAATTTCTAGGCTCACATGTCATATAGACACGTCtcgtatatatttaataaagttAGGTGGCAGATAATATTTTCGTACAAAATTAAATGCCCAATTTTTTTTGCACAAAAACTCATCAAACACATATTAGATGGGTAAAATATGCTATCTGGCTGTCATGTCTTTTCCAATTGTGTCATATTTTTAACATTTACTAATGGGCccaataatataatattttgtaACATAAATTAAAAGTAATTTGCCCGACAGCTAAATATCAAAAAGCTATTACATTACACCAAACGAGATTATCGTAATCCTCAAACCCCTTAAAAATCAGCGACAGATACGATAGTTGGAGAAAAGGCAATAGAAAAACAGCCTTTTAGCCAGCTCCACTACCACCACTATGAACTCCAATATGACGGTGGCACCATCAACGACGACTCACCCCAGCTAGCTTCAAAAGTCCAAGGATTTAGATAAGagatgatatgaaaataaaaataaaaactcagaGTAGATGGGaagaattttatttaaattttttttttcacttccaATATAGTTACTTCAATTATAAAAAAAGAGTGACATTTCCAACAAATAGCCACGAGTAAAATTAAATCAGAATTGCTTTGCAGCCACCTTACCAACTACTCGCTATGTTCTCTATGTTCACTTTATAAGGCGTACTTTCATTTTAGAAAGTCCTTATAACTAAATTTTGACGTTAGTTTCTCTCTTATAATATATTTCTAACTTGTATAAAAATCAATATTGAGTGGAATTACTTGGAAGCAGGAGCAGTTCTATTGTGTTAGTGTAGGTAGGTGACACTATCGACTTTTGACAAAACCTATAGCAGAACTACTTATTCATTTATTATCAGCCTCATCATTTCGCTTATAATTAtgcttataagctaaaatttgaatttttaaccttaaatttagagttgatttggaattttttttctcgtagtttatttttcagtatttgcttttagatcgttaagaacacgtatatataagttttattcataaattatttttcgtttgcaaatatgatgTTTGACGATGACATCGTATAACACTATGATCTGCGTATAATTAGCAATGCTATAACATTGATAAGCACGTCCAACAACTAACCAATTTTCTGGACCCACTACCTTGAAGTATGAATCTAATGGTGTAATTTTTATACATAAACATACTCGTATGTTAACTTAATaaattgttggtcaaaatatTTGAACCTTAACTTACTAATTAAAATCAAAACACGTTTTATGAAAATTGTTCAACTTTTTTTGAACGTACGAACAAAAAAGTTGGTCCAAGCCTATCCAAGCCCTTTGGGTCAACTTCTTTCCTACTGAAGACTATTCAGAGTGAAGTTTAATTTGTCAAGACTTAAAGGTTATTAATAGCAGTCAACCGACCGAAGTCTGTGGTGGCCTTGTTTGGGGAGTTTTACTCGCTGCGGCTTCTCCTTTGCACAATGTAGATTCGATTCTAATTTGCAAATAtataattcaaaaaataaaatagaatataAAAACTGGAAAACCCAACCTAGAGTATGAGAAGGTGGCTAGCTCTATCTAGGAGCTTCTGATATAGTTGTAGTTTTTCCCCAGAATCAAAAGTAAAAGTTTTCTCAATcagtctattttttttttattttaagaagctgcagttgtttaaaaaaaataaagagagaatctcttatgccactgaaaattggtctgatcccttatatgccactgaaaattggctcttcccttatatgccatatATTGGTCCAAATTTACgcaccctctcatgccactaccgtcagttgaccgtgtgtTGGCCGTTAACTCTCAAgtaaaaaagacatatttgcCCTCTCTGAGTTGTTAGGCATGCCCTATACTCAGAAGGGCAAATACGTCTTTTTTCCTTGAGAATTAACGGTCAACACATGGTCAActgacgggagtggcatgagagggtgtgcaaatttggatcaatggcatataagagatcagaccaattttcagtggcatataagggattctctcaaaaataaactagaagacAAAAGCTAAAAAACTCAGTTAAAGCTAGATGCCAACCATATGCTTATAAGAATCTTAAACTCCCCAGACATATCCTATATCAATCAACTAattttcagaattttaagcttctCAAATACGATCTTAGTGTAGTTTTATCTTTCCATGGAAGATTATTCAGGCTGCGTTCGTTTCTCCAACaaatgaaattttggatactcgtgacacgcttttcaaactactagaCGGTAcgtttcatgcgaaaactttctatacgaaagtGCTCTAAAATAGtataagattaatccatttttcaagtttgtaataatcaaaacttaattaatcacacgttattaccacctcgttttgttgaaacacttaatctttatcttcgtcttcatcttcaggagattcaaacactacCTTACAGTGAAGTTTAATTTCTCAAGACTTTAATCTTGTGCTACTCCTtaaagctaattaattaattaatggtgcCAACCAACACCCAAATCAGTGGTGACCGGTAAGATCATCTGGCTGATTTGCTCTGCCACCCACTACCGCCGTCTCCTATACGCCGGCATGCACAATAATTAAACTAAACTAGATGAATACTCTACCGCGTTGCTGtgaaaaattaagttaaataatgtgtacatataaaatgtaattttattattaaaactaaaataatttgatataattttgagcctaaaaataattaagattgTATGTTTTTAtgatagaagaaagaagagacaatttaGACCATAGATATATCATCTAAATGTTATAAAAATAATCAgggtgatgtggcttaatgagagaagagagaaatagtaTTATCTACGGAGGATGAACTATGaactatatataagtatatataagtatattggATTCCGGCCCCGGTGCACAATAATTAAATTCCGGCAAGGCGGcgctgatcgatcgagctgaCCGGCGCTGTCCACGAAGAAGGGGTCGTCGATCGTGGGCTGTGGCTATAGCTCGTCGCACGCATGAAATCTCAACGTCGTCGAATCTTGAGGAATTCGCACTATGCCACTATCGCTTTTTACGCTAAAATCCGGTGTAGTGGTCAACAGATGGAAGAGtatttcatccaaattcaaaagATGATGGAATTAAGAAGAAGAGTCGTCTAGCTATACAGTAGTGCATGCTGGATCACTTAATTTATGATTTGATCATCATTTGCTCAACACATTCCTGGTTTGATTGATTGACCAGGATGCATCAGCTGACCGGCCGTTGATGGATGTATAGTGTGTGACAACGTTGAAGATTAATTAAGATCAAAGTATATGGCATGTGTGTTAGAATTTCGTAGGTGAGAGTAAGATCAAAGCTAGCGTGTATGACTGGCTGTTTTTtctttaagagtaaattttgcAAAACTATAAAAACTTTAACCAAGCCATTGCAAAATTCGTACAGAGATTTTGAGTGACATGTCGCATAACAACGGTTTTAGTACtaaacttatataaaaatacattATTAAGACGATGTATTGCACATTAATAAATTAcagttttaataataaatttacgACAAAACTATGAATGTTAAAGTTTAGATGTCCATGTCAGTACTGTTTTGCTAGAGTTATAAGTATACAGTtttgagattaattaaattggcattcaaatatttagttttacagtatttttttgaaaaatctaTAGTTTTCCTTAAAAGGGTTAAACTACTATATGAAATCAAATAATCAAACATATTGATGCATTGGTTGCAAACATTTGGTTTTACAGTATTTTTTCGAAAAATCTATAGTTTTCCTTAAAAGGGTTAAACTACTATATGAAATCAAATAATCAAACATATTGATGCATTGGTTGCAAACATTTGGTGGACCATTTCGAAGGATAATCATCGATGCCCCTAGGGGCTAGGTGGCCAAGGCATATTATTTCCATCATTTACCCTTCTACTTAATTATAAGAAGCATCTAAAATTTGaatattaaaatttgattttgtagTTAATTATAGGTTTTTtgtcgtagtttatttttcagcatttaattttaaattaattaaaacaaatatatataaaaaatcaaaaaaccTAGACAATGGTATCTCGTTGGAATGGGATATCCTTATATGAGACAGTACCTAATACCTGATAAGTGATAACTGTTGTGGTACCAGCTACATGGTACCCGATACCTGTGATACATATTACCTAGTATATATGATACCTAGGACCTGATACCTGTGATACTTGTGCAaaagaatagttaatatgtctaTCTCGTTGGTACCAGCTACATGGTACCCGATACCTGTGATACATATTACCTATTATATATGATACTTAGGACTTGATACCTGTGATACTTGTGCAaaagaatagttaatatgtctaTCCCGTTACAACGGGATCCCGTTTTATAGCAGCCCTCACAAAACATTACATGCAAATACTTTTTTATAAACTGTTATGGCTTATTACCTCCGGTCTAAAATATAACAGCTTTCAACCATGAATCCAAACATCTAGTTGTGCAGCTAAAAATCCTTATAAGACGAAGGAAAGCATAATACAATCATAAATAAAACGATGACGGTCAGGAATTCCATAGGTTAGTCTATACCTACCACCACAACGCCCATGCACGCGTATATATATTGCTCACATCGCCAATCACAATGCAAGCAAAGCAAGCAGCAGAAGAGCTCACGAAGAGATTGTCCAGCTAGTGTGAACATGGCGAGGACGATGTCGTCGgtgcgccgcggcgcggcggagctggtggcgccggcgagggcgacgcCGCACGAGTTCAAGCCGCTGTCGGACATCGACGACCAGGAGGGCCTCCGGTTCTACCGCTCGGGCCTCTTCCTGtaccggcggcgcgccgccatggacggcgtcgaccccgccgccgtgctccgcgCCGCGCTCTCGGAGGCGCTCGTCCACTACTACCCGCTCGCCGGCCGCATCGTGGAGGCGAGCCCCGGGAGGAAGCTGCTCGTCGAGTGCACCGGCGAGGGCGCGGTGTTCGTCGCGGCGGAGTCCGGGGTGGCGATGGATGAGCTCGGGGAGGTGACCGGCCCGCCCGTGCCGCGCCACGAGGAGCTCCTgtgcgccgccgacggcgcgtacgccgacggcggcgtcgtggggCGGCCGCTGCTCTACTTCCAGGTCACGCGCATGCGGTGCGGCGGCTTCGTGTGGGGGCTCCAGATCTGCCActgcctcgccgacgccgccggcgtcgcgcagTTCATGACGGCGGTGGGGGAGTTCGCGCGCGGGGTGCCCGGCGCGCCGACGGTGAAGCCGGTGTGGGCGAGGGAGCTCCTCTccgcgcgccggccgcctctgccgcgcgacgtcgccgcgccacgccacccGGAGTACGAGGCGGTGCCGGACGCCGGCAGGGACAAGGTCTCCCACTCCGACGCGCTCGTCCACCGTCCCTTCTTCTTCGGCCGCCGCGAGATCGCCGCGCTGCGcgcgctcgcgccgccgtcgctggcctCCCGGAGCTCGCGGTTCGacctcatcgccgccttcacgtGGCGGTGCCGCGCCAACGCGCTCCAAtacgacgccgccgacgcggtgCGCGTCCAGTTCGTCGTGaacgcccgcggcggcggccgcgggcgccgcAGCAACGCCCCGCCGCTTCTCCCCGACGGCTACTACGGCAACGCGTtcgcgttcgccgtcgccgagtcGCCGGCGGGGGAGCTCCGCCGGCGCCCGTTCGCGCACGCGCTCCGCCTCGTGGTGGACGCCAAGGCGCGCGCCATGGAGGAGGGCCACCTCCAGTCGGTGGCCGACCTgatggcggcgcgcgggcggccgcGGTTCGCCGTGGCACGCACCTACGTGGTGTCGGACCTCACGCGGTCGGGGCTCGACGGCGTGGACGTCGGGTGGGGCGCGCCGGCGTACGGcgggccggcgacggcgacgctggcGACGTTCCACGTcgccgggaggaggagcggggacggcgaggagggcgtcGAGGTGCCTATTcggctgccggcgccggcgatggagaggatggtggtggaggtggcgagAGAGCTCGGTGGCGTCGATGCACATACTGAAGCGTGCTTAGCTGCAAGGCTCTAGGCAATGGATGAAATAATATTGGTAACTccgtatcaaaatataaaaacttatgattggatgaaacatatactccctccgttttaaaatatttgacaccgttaactttttagcacatatttgaccgttcgtcttattaaaaaaaatataaaatatgtaaaactatatgtatacatgaaagtatatttaacaatgaatcaaatgatatgaaaagaataaataattacttaaattttttgaataaaacgaatggtcaaacacgtactgaaaaagttaacggtgtcaaacattttgaaacggatggagtagtttttatattttgagaatgATGGAATACAATATATTCGTAGCTACTTCTACGTGTGGAGTGTATTTGTTCATAAGAAAGTTGGAGCATGTATAATTTACTAATTTTCACGCAATAATAATGAAAGAAGCTATTATTATGAAGATAAAAGTGTGGGTTAGAAATTTTCGTTTCACAATTTTGAGTTGAACGCCCACATAAATTGTAATTTAGCAGcttttggggaaaaaagaaCAGGCTACTCCATGTAGATACATATACCGGAATCAAGTACTCCTATGAACATCATGGCTATTTTAAGGCAGTAGCAGTGCATCGCACAAAAGCGAGGAGCAAGTTTGTCTACATAGGAGAGAAACTCAAAAAAAGGAGTCAAGCTCCTCACTCCACAGTGCACGCGCACGCGTAGGCGTGGCTTCAGGgacgtaatttttttaaggcCGGTCCCatcacaaattttgctacaggacaccatGACTTCGCAGTTTTAGCTGTAACACATtgcacgaagtgacttttgggggaaaacactcttaaaagttggatatttgctggtggacaccgcATTCCGATTGAAGATGAGAGAAAAATCGTGTGGAATGTCAGAAacgcccttgggcccacatgtcagctctcctatctctcttctctctatcccctccttcaCTTCTCTCTCTAATcgatctcttctctctctatcccacatgtcagcgatgACGGGCGGCAGGTGAGgtcaagcggcggcggcatcgggaGGGTGAGTGTGGAGCGGCCGCGATGACGGGAGGGCGACGTCTCCGGCCAGCGGCGCGCCCAGACAGCGGCACCGGCCGCTGACGGAGCCCTTCCCTCCTTACTCCGCGCACTGTAGCCGTCATCGtccagccacgccgccgctcctccataCACAGCTGCCACCACCGAACCTCGCTTGCTGTTCGGGCGGTGCTGCTGTCTAGGTGCGCCGCTGGTCACGTCCGCTCTTCCCTCGCCCTCCCGCCGTCGGACCTCGCCTGCCCACCGCTGTCGCTGACAagtgggatagagagagaagatatTAGAGAGAGAAGtgaaggaggggatagagagagaagatagataggagagctgacatgtgggccgaAGGGCATTTCTGACATTTCACgagatttctctctcctcttcaaccggaaattattactTTAATACGTGCGATGTCCATCAGCAAATATCTAACTTTtgggagtgttttcccccaaaagtcacttcgtgaagtgtcctatagctaaaaccgcgaagtcacggtgtcctgtagcaaaatttcccttTAATATTTGATGTTAGTTAGTAAAAAaatgtcgggtcccaaaactaatgattcagtaaccgacatgtttagactgtatcaagccctggatcagtagattgatacaggttcaacaatctggatcttcattgcatacgtttGATCAAGACTCCAGAGCAGAtgttattacaaaatatatgggtATTTACAAACTTGTAGCTAACTAATACAACAGAAGCTATATGATGACTCAACTCTGTCGTTTTGCTATAGAATTAAACCATCTAACAATACTAGACTTCAAGACTAGgtttaaagggaactaacttatgtgattgaactcccgGCTTCGATAAGAACTCCAAATGGACTCTGAAAAAGGtgggggttgaagcaagggtgagtacaacgtactcagcaagctattatattcaatatgaatgtatgaatTAGTAGTATTTGAGTAGGGCTATGATTACTTGCAGAAAGCAGAGAATATAGAAGGAGAAATCCTGCAATGTGTTTGatgcaacagtatttaataaaatctggaattaagtttctaaccaaataccatatgagtctcggtactcaattccgtgagcacggctattcgaatagtttcatgaATATTCTACTGGAGTAGAtatacgctttacccgcagtccacgacttgccaatattcattagcttagtcatggcccagtattaggttattaacaataGTGGCacatgttccatgaactctagtccccatgcgctctgaacgtaacgttattagtagcaagaggagttctggtGTTCCCGAGGTTTTTAGAGAGAACTGGATGAGAGACCCCATGTCATCTCAACCAGGTTTCCATAAAATCACACACACAGCTCATGAGCGAAAATTAgtatatttacctgcgcctcggtaaatatcataAGATGCCCTGCTCGGCATAAgattgcctcctgcgcgaggacttacaaaaggaaccactgtacagaggtaccacattgttaattaacataatatctaggtctgtccccattctagaagctgcggtcgtactcgttcgtttgacataagtatttGGTGGCAATTATATCGACCgggacagtactagccacccgaaaatcaaccaaatcttacgtactgtcccaatctaagttcattatatttttatgcagtctaactaggcagggctaagcaaaagctagcatatctggtttgctatatgttcaggttatgcattcaaaatcatgaatggctaatgcatagaatagaaATATAGAATATAGGGTAATTATGCTcaaggggaggaataataacttgccttgctccaacacaaataaatccgagataggcaacctgattattcGATCCTTGAGataccacaggttgccatccaaaataaaatagactCTACTAAGAAAGATGAAGAACCAatttcaataaaatccataAAATAGCAAGAAAGAGATAAACGGTTAggagggctagggtttaggCTATAGTCTATCTCTTTTATAGGGTATATGGATTACTGTGCTGATATTTTATGCGGAGGTTCTAGAGAGTTGGAGGCTAGAGGGGATTAAGCAACTACTGTcgcttatatttcatgtgtggGTTTGATTAGTAGGAGGATGGGAAGTATACTGGATGATTGAACTGGTTGAACGGATATATAGCTAGTATCGGCTGATGGTAGGTTTTGGTAGGATCATACCTAGGGTTTAGTATTTTTGGGTAGCATATCGGCTAGACTCTATATTTTATGTGTAGGTTCTGGTAGACAGAAAGTAGGTGGCTGAGAGTATGGTGGATAGGTAGTATTGTAGAGGGTATGGAATTTGGATGACAACTGGGATTTGACTAGCAAGgtatcggctagggtttggttgttTGCTAGTCGTTGCTAGAGTTGGCAGCATAACGGCTAGATTTAGTGTCTTCTCTAGCCGGTGTCGACCGACAATATATCGGCTAGAGGAATATGAGGTTGGTGTAGGTTTGGTggggcggaagtgttactccgacaaccgtgagtggcggcaGAGCGGCTAAGATCACACAGAGCccgagagctaactgtgcggcgtgctgtggaggttgagggaatagtgaagctccgaccgctatacgcatcaaggcgtggggtgccaggagcagcacttcgaccttagaTTTGGtttttgccgggctttacaaccaacggtccgaCGTCAGGGATAGTAAACCGCGAATGTTCCtatggaaggcgtaaagttccaactggcgactttttagtggctaaaggggtaatttggaataaaagaaaatatttgaaaagcaaatataaatttaagttgtaaattcaattataagatttaatcaaatatttattcaaatagtatttgaataaattaaggaaattcaaataaaatcttaaaatagcaaatttggtatcaaaatatagattttgaattttaatgaatttaggtccaagtttgactggaatcggatctacggtttaggagatatgggcttgtAAAGATTaggatttgaattaaatagagaaaataCGAAGAGTTACTGtgcaggggcccacctgtcagcctttctttttctttttcttttccttcttcctcccgtttctttctttctcctccttcCAGCCGGGTAacagaggggagagagggaggaggggcgccggcTCTTCGATAGTTGGAAGACGGCGACGCCGGTGTCGGGTGGTGTTCCCGAGTACCGCATATCCAGGGAAGGCGGTAGCTggcagagagggagagggaggatgcCGGAACGGCGACAACAAGAGCTCTCTTCGGCCGGCAATGGTGGGTGGCGGTGatgggtggtggcggtggctaaaggagaggggaaaggggaaaaacgGATTCACCTCGCCGAGGCAAGGCCGATGGCGCGAGGGTTTGGGTTGTGGAGCTACGGAAAGGGAGATCGGGTGGGGGCGGCAATGGCCGGACATggctaagagagagagagctcgaggAGCTCGGCTTGTGTGGAGAAAAGGGGAGGGGTTGCTGGCTATTTATAGGTCTCGGAGAGGCGGTTTCCGATGGCGGTTGTAGAGGCGGTCGTCGACTCGGCCACGGCGACGCTGTCGTGAAGGAAGAAAAGACGGCGCCGCTTCGTCTCTGGATTGGTCGACGACGGTGATTCGTTCCAGGGACTGACGTCGACGGTATGAGGTGGCGGATGACGTCGGCAACGATTTCTTAGCGTCGACGGcaagctagcggcggcggcggtaggatTGTGGGCGACGGCGCACcgatggcgcacggcggcggcgtccacagAGAAGGATGGAGCGGCTGCTTCTGTGCGGTGGGGCCGGCTGGGC contains these protein-coding regions:
- the LOC127774700 gene encoding benzyl alcohol O-benzoyltransferase-like — translated: MHAYIYCSHRQSQCKQSKQQKSSRRDCPASVNMARTMSSVRRGAAELVAPARATPHEFKPLSDIDDQEGLRFYRSGLFLYRRRAAMDGVDPAAVLRAALSEALVHYYPLAGRIVEASPGRKLLVECTGEGAVFVAAESGVAMDELGEVTGPPVPRHEELLCAADGAYADGGVVGRPLLYFQVTRMRCGGFVWGLQICHCLADAAGVAQFMTAVGEFARGVPGAPTVKPVWARELLSARRPPLPRDVAAPRHPEYEAVPDAGRDKVSHSDALVHRPFFFGRREIAALRALAPPSLASRSSRFDLIAAFTWRCRANALQYDAADAVRVQFVVNARGGGRGRRSNAPPLLPDGYYGNAFAFAVAESPAGELRRRPFAHALRLVVDAKARAMEEGHLQSVADLMAARGRPRFAVARTYVVSDLTRSGLDGVDVGWGAPAYGGPATATLATFHVAGRRSGDGEEGVEVPIRLPAPAMERMVVEVARELGGVDAHTEACLAARL